The Brachionichthys hirsutus isolate HB-005 chromosome 1, CSIRO-AGI_Bhir_v1, whole genome shotgun sequence genome has a window encoding:
- the LOC137918133 gene encoding C-type lectin domain family 18 member A-like, with protein MESVTASCRLDLFVIFSLLPVCTYAKWTITETPDLSTTGLRLKEQLQIVAQHNRLRSRVQPMAANMQKMEWDEQLAFVAKSVVSCHTDLLPPNSSSFSHIGWNTNASAYGVASLYDIIASWFEEGKDFLYTSGKCRENAICQHYTQLVWATTSHVGCASEVCLKGGDLWQKFVCAYFPGGNWEVNGLLVTPYRAGLYCSLCTSSMSGCFRLWDHVGGLCEIPRNPCRMNCGRHGHLNVSSCTCNCNLGFTGRLCQVRCHVRCVHGRFKEEGCSCLCDFGYGGAECAEKVPFPFHSCDVMIDGDCFTASSEADTYYRAQSQCQERGGILAHIHNQKVQDILAFHLSQMEMSNKVTNSDFKTPSFWIGLTYKPLKDSFRWDTGEILRFSSFAFGQPDNQGFGNCVELQASSGFNWNDQRCRTQNRYICQHAAEHIALWDDSQ; from the exons ATGGAGTCTGTCACTGCTTCTTGCCGTTTGGATCTCTTtgtgattttctctcttttgccTGTGTGTACCTACGCCAAATGGACTATCACAGAAACTCCGGACCTGTCCACTACTG GGCTTAGGCTGAAGGAGCAGTTGCAGATTGTCGCACAACACAATAGACTGCGCAGCCGAGTCCAACCCATGGCAGCTAACATGCAAAAAATG GAGTGGGATGAACAGCTGGCTTTCGTTGCTAAGAGCGTAGTATCGTGTCACACAGACCTCCTCCCTCCAAACTCCTCATCTTTCAGTCACATCGGCTGGAACACAAATGCCTCTGCTTATGGCGTCGCCTCACTTTATGACATCATAGCCTCCTGGTTCGAGGAAGGAAAAGATTTCCTCTACACAAGTGGGAAATGCAGAGAGAATGCCATCTGTCAACATTACACACAA ctGGTGTGGGCAACGACGAGTCACGTGGGCTGTGCCAGCGAGGTGTGTCTAAAAGGTGGAGATCTCTGGCAGAAATTCGTCTGCGCATATTTCCCCGG aggaaactgGGAGGTGAATGGCCTGCTGGTGACGCCCTATAGGGCAGGACTGTACTGCTCTCTCTGCACCTCTTCCATGTCTGGCTGCTTCAGACTTTGGGACCATGTAGGTGGTTTATGTG AGATTCCAAGAAATCCGTGTCGTATGAACTGCGGTCGGCACGGCCATCTTAACGTGTCATCCTGCACGTGTAACTGTAACCTTGGATTCACCGGACGCCTCTGCCAGG TTCGTTGTCATGTGCGGTGTGTACATGGTCGTTTCAAAGAAGAGGGATGCTCTTGCTTGTGTGACTTTGGCTATGGTGGAGCCGAGTGTGCAG AGAAAGTGCCGTTTCCCTTCCACAGCTGTGATGTGATGATAGACGGGGATTGTTTTACGGCGTCTTCAGAAGCTGACACCTATTACAGAGCCCAAAGCCAGTGTCAG GAACGAGGCGGTATTCTCGCTCACATCCACAATCAGAAGGTTCAGGACATCCTGGCTTTTCATCTCAGTCAGATGGAGATGAGCAACAAGGTCACGAACAGTGACTTTAAGACACCAAGCTTCTGGATTG GTTTGACATACAAGCCTTTGAAAGATTCATTTCGCTGGGACACAGGAGAGATCCTTCGATTCAGCAGCTTTGCCTTTGGGCAACCTGACAACCAAGG CTTTGGGAACTGCGTCGAGCTGCAGGCGTCAAGCGGCTTTAACTGGAACGACCAGCgctgcagaacacagaacagatACATTTGCCAGCATG CTGCAGAGCacattgcattgtgggatgaCAGCCAGTGA